One part of the Glycine soja cultivar W05 chromosome 11, ASM419377v2, whole genome shotgun sequence genome encodes these proteins:
- the LOC114375728 gene encoding E3 ubiquitin-protein ligase WAV3-like, giving the protein MGSKWTKLKLALGLDSCVHIPRSFDNSSSAATRFSGGVSPTVVSPAGDSSSYRPSTPTPSSSGLRLPKSGPKSPKGTCAICLYTMKPGQGHAIFTAECSHSFHFHCITSNVKHGNQICPVCRAKWKEVPFQSPASNMPYDRLNQVSPREEGWATVLRRLPSPQGDAARQISSLYHVTEPAIFDDDEALDQQTSVTHPKNEIDNDVINTVEIKTYPEVSSVPKSASHDAFAVLIHLKAPHSGRKQNIGENNTESPPLVENSRASVDLVTVLDVSGSMAGTKLALLKRAMGFVIQNLGPSDRLSVIAFSSTARRIFPLRKMTDTGRQQALQAVNSLVSNGGTNIAEGLRKGTKVFSDRRWKNSVSSIILLSDGQDTYTVNSRPNVGTDYLSLVPNSIHRNNGTGMQIPVHAFGFGSDHDATSMHSISEISGGTFSFIEAEDVIQDAFAQCIGGLLSVVVQELQVQVRCVHPQLQLSSVKAGSYQTSLMGNARLATISVGDLYAEEERDFLVTVNVPVDQSSDETSLLTVRCLYRDPITKEMVALEENSEVKILRPDVGGGELVVSIEVDRQRNRLRAAEAMAEARVAAEQGDLSTAVSVLDSCHKALSETVSAHAGDRLCVALSAELKEMQERMANQRVYEQSGRAYVLSGLSSHSWQRATARGDSTDSTSLVQAYQTPSMVDMVTRSQTMVFGAPVPQNKRVLRPAKSFPDRQRRQ; this is encoded by the exons atgggAAGCAAATGGACAAAATTGAAGCTGGCTCTTGGTTTGGATTCCTGTGTACACATTCCTAGATCCTTTGATAATTCCTCCTCCGCCGCAACAAGGTTTTCCGGCGGCGTCTCACCCACCGTCGTTTCGCCGGCCGGCGACTCCTCCAGTTATCGCCCCTCCACTCCGACACCATCGTCTTCTGGCCTCCGGTTACCCAAATCCGGACCCAAATCCCCTAAG GGGACCTGTGCAATATGCCTTTACACAATGAAACCAGGGCAGGGACATGCCATTTTTACTGCAGAATGTTCTCACTCTTTCCATTTCCATTGCATCACTTCTAATGTGAAACATGGGAACCAGATTTGCCCTGTCTGCAGAGCAAAATGGAAAGAAGTTCCTTTTCAGAGTCCTGCTTCAAATATGCCCTATGATCGACTCAACCAAGTATCTCCTCGGGAAGAAGGCTGGGCGACTGTCTTACGGAGGCTTCCTTCTCCTCAAGGTGACGCTGCTCGGCAGATTTCATCACTTTATCATGTCACTGAGCCAGCTAtttttgatgatgatgaagcCCTGGATCAACAAACTTCAGTTACCCATCCTAAAAACGAGATTGATAATGATGTAATAAATACAGTGGAGATCAAAACATATCCCGAGGTTTCATCCGTTCCAAAATCTGCCTCTCATGATGCCTTTGCTGTATTAATTCATCTCAAAGCTCCTCATTCAgggagaaaacaaaatattggAGAAAACAATACCGAATCACCTCCTCTGGTTGAAAACTCGCGTGCCTCAGTTGACCTTGTTACAGTTCTTGATGTGAGTGGTAGCATGGCGGGTACTAAGCTGGCACTGCTAAAAAGAGCTATGGGTTTTGTCATTCAGAATCTTGGTCCATCAGACCGGCTGTCTGTCATTGCCTTCTCCTCCACAGCACGCCGCATATTTCCTCTTCGGAAGATGACTGACACTGGACGGCAGCAGGCATTACAGGCTGTGAATTCCTTGGTTTCAAATGGTGGGACAAACATTGCTGAAGGCCTGAGAAAAGGCACCAAGGTTTTTTCTGACAGACGGTGGAAGAACTCGGTTAGCAGCATCATTTTACTCTCTGACGGGCAGGATACATATACAGTCAATAGCAGGCCTAATGTCGGAACAGATTACCTTTCACTTGTTCCAAACTCCATTCATCGTAATAACGGTACGGGCATGCAGATACCAGTGCATGCATTTGGTTTTGGCTCTGACCATGATGCTACTTCAATGCATTCAATATCTGAGATATCTGGAGGTACGTTTTCTTTCATTGAAGCTGAGGATGTCATTCAGGATGCATTTGCACAGTGTATTGGGGGACTCTTGAGTGTGGTGGTGCAAGAATTACAAGTACAAGTTAGGTGTGTTCACCCTCAATTGCAACTTAGTTCAGTAAAAGCAGGAAGTTACCAAACAAGCTTGATGGGGAATGCAAGACTGGCTACTATCAGTGTAGGAGATTTGTATGCTGAAGAGGAAAGAGACTTTTTGGTGACAGTTAATGTTCCAGTTGATCAATCGAGTGATGAGACGTCGTTGTTGACCGTGAGATGTCTTTACCGAGATCCTATAACAAAAGAAATGGTGGCTTTGGAAGAAAACAGTGAAGTAAAAATTCTGAGACCTGATGTTGGTGGAGGAGAACTAGTTGTGTCCATAGAGGTAGACAGACAGCGGAACAGGCTTAGAGCGGCCGAGGCAATGGCGGAGGCTAGAGTTGCAGCCGAACAGGGTGATCTGTCTACTGCAGTTTCAGTACTGGATAGTTGTCACAAGGCATTGTCTGAAACTGTTTCTGCTCATGCCGGAGATCGGTTATGTGTTGCTCTTTCTGCAGAGTTAAAGGAGATGCAAGAGAGGATGGCGAACCAACGTGTTTATGAGCAATCTGGAAGAGCTTATGTTCTGTCTGGATTGAGTTCACATTCATGGCAAAGGGCAACAGCACGCGGCGATTCCACAGACAGCACCAGCCTTGTTCAAGCATACCAAACACCATCCATGGTTGACATGGTGACGCGTTCCCAAACCATGGTTTTTGGAGCCCCTGTGCCGCAAAATAAACGCGTCCTGAGGCCTGCTAAATCATTTCCTGATAGGCAGAGAAGacaataa
- the LOC114376783 gene encoding receptor-like serine/threonine-protein kinase NCRK translates to MKPQLKIALALVVSLLWIQQSFCDETSDTSSLNKWRCRCSFQGNQSYSLANCSKSCDCFSDSEESASVWTCVCDSNGFPQVAADGHSSNCFNACNCTWGTFSRPGGSKKHVSSKIVVVILLICVICTTMAFLVSLICHVYRKDRCTIHSPIFSMDKETSIGSTTNLISHRSGTSSVPETKYAMNSPIYHITGCFQKASFFFGNPKETYHGNIFPFSLAELENATENFSSSNLIGVGGSSYVYLGRLKDGSNVAVKRLKDQGGSEADSAFFKEIELLARLHHCHLVPLLGYCSELKGKHVQRLLVFDYMANGNLRDCLDGVSGKHVDWATRVMIAIGAARGLEYLHEAAAPRILHRDVKSTNILLDENWQAKITDLGMAKNLRSDDLPSCSNSPARMQGTFGYFAPEYAIVGRASLESDVFSFGVVLLELISGRHPIHKSTGKEESLVIWATPRLQDSRRVIRELVDPQLKGNFPEEEVQIMAYLAKECLLLDPDTRPTMSEVVQILLSISPGKSRRRRNIPASLFQEPEDAEKQRQSTPSKFPTHSSLPIYNDHNLSVENKNKAEDAVSAENMESLILLTSKSDGSRASEEEIVDLTEPRFESFCITNGNAP, encoded by the exons ATGAAGCCGCAGCTCAAAATTGCTCTTGCTTTAGTTGTTAGCTTGCTTTGGATTCAGCAATCATTTTGTG ATGAAACTTCTGATACATCTAGCTTAAACAAGTGGAGGTGTAGATGTTCTTTCCAAGGGAACCAAAGCTATTCTCTTGCTAATTGTTCAAAATCATGTGATTGCTTCTCAG ATTCTGAAGAGAGTGCATCTGTATGGACATGCGTATGTGATTCCAATGGATTTCCCCAAGTGGCAGCAGATGGTCATAGCTCCAATTGCTTTAATGCTTGCAACTGCACTTGGG GAACCTTCAGCAGGCCGGGAGGTTCAAAGAAGCATGTTTCCAGCAAGATTGTTGTAGTTATACTATTAATATGTGTTATATGCACGACCATGGCATTTCTTGTCTCACTTATATGCCATGTCTACCGAAAGGACAGATGTACAATTCACTCACCAATATTCTCAATGGATAAGGAAACAAGTATTGGTAGTACCACCAACTTAATTAGTCATAGATCAGGAACTTCTTCAGTGCCAGAAACAAAATATGCAATGAATTCTCCAATTTATCATATCACAG GTTGTTTTCAGAAagcctctttcttttttgggAACCCAAAAGAAACTTATCATGGGAATATTTTTCCATTTTCGTTAGCCGAACTGGAAAATGCAACAGAAAACTTTTCATCTTCCAACCTAATTGGGGTAGGTGGAAGTAGTTATGTATACCTTGGTAGGCTGAAAGATGGTAGCAATGTGGCAGTTAAACGACTAAAAGATCAAGGAGGGTCAGAAGCAGACTCCGCATTTTTCAAGGAG ATTGAACTATTAGCTAGACTTCACCATTGTCATTTGGTTCCTTTGCTTGGATACTGCTCGGAGTTAAAAGGAAAACATGTTCAGAGGTTACTAGTATTTGACTACATGGCAAATGGAAATTTGAGGGACTGTTTAGATGGAGTTTCTGGAAAACATGTCGATTGGGCGACTCGTGTTATGATTGCAATAGGAGCTGCAAGGGGCTTGGAGTATCTCCATGAAGCAGCTGCTCCAAGAATTCTTCATAGAGATGTCAAATCAACTAACATTCTTCTGGATGAAAATTGGCAAGCAAAA ATAACTGATCTTGGCATGGCTAAAAACTTGAGATCTGATGACCTCCCCAGCTGTTCAAATTCTCCAGCAAGAATGCAGGGAACATTTGGCTATTTTGCACCTGAGTATGCCATTGTTGGTAGAGCTTCTCTTGAGTCAGATGTCTTCAGTTTTGGGGTGGTTCTTCTTGAACTTATCAGTGGTCGCCATCCCATCCATAAATCTACTGGCAAAGAAGAAAGCCTTGTTATATgg GCTACTCCTCGCTTACAGGATAGTAGGCGAGTAATAAGGGAGTTGGTTGATCCACAATTGAAAGGAAACTTCCCAGAAGAAGAGGTGCAGATAATGGCATACTTAGCGAAGGAGTGTTTGCTGCTGGATCCTGACACTCGACCAACCATGAGCGAGGTCGTTCAGATTCTTTTGAGTATTTCCCCGGGAAAATCTAGGAGGAGAAGAAACATTCCAGCCAGCCTCTTTCAG GAACCAGAGGATGCAGAAAAGCAAAGGCAATCTACACCCAGTAAATTTCCAACACATAGTTCATTGCCAATATATAATGATCACAATCTTTCTGTTGAGAACAAAAACAAAGCAGAAGATGCAGTTTCAGCTGAGAATATGGAGAGTTTGATCCTCTTGACTTCGAAATCTGACGGTTCTCGTGCATCAGAAGAGGAAATAGTAGACCTGACTGAGCCTAGGTTTGAATCATTTTGCATCACAAATGGCAATGCCCCATGA
- the LOC114375784 gene encoding senescence-specific cysteine protease SAG39-like codes for MAFKKVLFQYFTLALCLVFAFCAFEGNARTLEDAPMRERHEQWMAIHGKVYTHSYEKEQKYQTFKENVQRIEAFNNAGNKPYKLGINHFADLTNEEFKAINRFKGHVCSKITRTPTFRYENMTAVPATLDWRQEGAVTPIKDQGQCGCCWAFSAVAATEGITKLSTGKLISLSEQELVDCDTKGVDQGCEGGLMDDAFKFILQNKGLAAEAIYPYEGVDGTCNAKAEGNHAASIKGYEDVPANSESALLKAVANQPVSVAIEASGFEFQFYSGGVFTGSCGTNLDHGVTAVGYGVSDDGTKYWLVKNSWGVKWGDKGYIRMQRDVAAKEGLCGIAMLASYPNA; via the exons ATGGCTTTCAAAAAAGTACTATTCCAATATTTCACTCTGGCTTTGTGTCTTGTCTTCGCATTTTGTGCTTTTGAGGGCAATGCTCGCACTCTCGAAGATGCTCCAATGCGTGAGAGGCATGAGCAGTGGATGGCTATACATGGAAAAGTCTACACGCACTCTTATGAGAAAGAGCAGAAATACCAGACATTCAAAGAAAACGTGCAACGTATAGAAGCCTTTAACAATGCGGGAAACAAACCTTACAAGCTAGGCATCAACCATTTTGCTGATCTCACAAACGAGGAATTCAAAGCCATAAATAGATTCAAGGGTCATGTGTGCTCCAAAATAACACGGACACCCACATTTAGGTATGAAAATATGACAGCAGTGCCAGCTACATTGGATTGGAGACAGGAAGGAGCTGTCACACCCATCAAGGACCAAGGCCAATGTG GATGTTGCTGGGCATTTTCTGCTGTGGCAGCAACAGAAGGAATCACCAAGCTGAGTACTGGCAAATTGATTTCTTTATCAGAACAAGAGCTTGTTGATTGTGACACAAAGGGTGTGGACCAAGGTTGTGAAGGGGGTCTTATGGACGATGCCTTCAAATTCATCTTGCAAAACAAAGGACTCGCCGCAGAAGCCATTTACCCTTATGAGGGTGTTGATGGAACATGCAATGCAAAAGCAGAAGGTAACCATGCAGCTAGCATTAAGGGGTACGAGGATGTCCCTGCTAACAGTGAGAGTGCACTGCTCAAAGCCGTTGCTAACCAACCAGTTTCTGTGGCTATTGAAGCTAGCGGTTTTGAGTTTCAATTTTATTCAGGTGGTGTGTTCACTGGATCATGTGGCACTAACTTGGATCATGGTGTCACTGCTGTGGGGTATGGAGTAAGTGATGATGGAACTAAGTATTGGTTGGTTAAGAATTCATGGGGAGTAAAGTGGGGTGATAAAGGATACATTAGGATGCAAAGAGATGTTGCTGCTAAAGAAGGCTTGTGTGGCATAGCAATGTTGGCTTCTtaccccaatgcataa